Proteins encoded within one genomic window of Lysinibacillus sphaericus:
- the yneA gene encoding cell division suppressor protein YneA, protein MNWFKKNTHISILLGVIFLFAGYLFITDPGDITYTEIHIEHGDSLWSLAEQYRGKMGTDDWINLVKAENELHSVNIVAGKSLVIPVVGDNKMPTNSIEIARSGK, encoded by the coding sequence ATGAATTGGTTTAAAAAAAATACACATATTTCAATTTTATTGGGCGTAATTTTCTTATTTGCAGGCTATCTTTTTATAACTGATCCTGGAGACATTACCTACACTGAAATTCATATAGAGCATGGTGATAGCTTATGGTCGTTAGCCGAACAATACCGTGGTAAAATGGGTACGGATGACTGGATTAACCTTGTGAAAGCCGAGAACGAATTACATAGCGTTAATATTGTTGCAGGGAAATCACTCGTTATACCCGTAGTGGGTGACAATAAGATGCCCACCAATTCTATTGAAATTGCGAGAAGTGGAAAATGA
- the liaF gene encoding cell wall-active antibiotics response protein LiaF: MTLLQNFTTNKLTFWVLCFFLLVFVELTIFNNGGAFCLLIGAVLLYLSFSKNKRFLKWTGIFFIAIALFTMWSLRLFIVILLLYMLYQYLQRENEPKIVTLEFDKLPATKNELFGTIPAPEDAYKWQDVQIQRLAGDITIDTTQTVLPAGPSLVTIRQGIGKVQIYVPYEIPFRLHYTTLFGDFTCLQGHPQRLLNESIVFSDGNPEDAKRTLVIHVATWLGDLEVLRK, encoded by the coding sequence GTGACCCTTTTGCAAAACTTCACAACTAATAAACTCACATTTTGGGTACTATGCTTCTTTTTACTCGTATTTGTAGAGCTTACCATTTTCAATAACGGCGGTGCTTTTTGTTTATTAATCGGTGCTGTCCTGCTCTATTTAAGCTTTTCAAAAAACAAGCGATTTTTAAAATGGACAGGAATTTTCTTTATTGCAATTGCTCTCTTTACGATGTGGAGTTTGCGACTATTTATCGTCATACTGCTCTTATACATGCTCTATCAATACTTACAACGAGAAAACGAACCGAAAATCGTCACATTGGAATTTGATAAGTTACCGGCAACTAAAAACGAACTATTCGGTACAATACCTGCGCCTGAAGATGCTTACAAATGGCAAGATGTACAAATTCAACGACTCGCTGGTGACATTACAATCGATACAACGCAAACAGTTTTACCTGCTGGCCCAAGTCTCGTTACGATTCGACAAGGCATTGGTAAAGTACAGATTTATGTCCCTTATGAAATTCCTTTTCGCTTACACTACACAACGCTATTCGGAGACTTTACATGTTTGCAAGGACATCCACAGCGGCTTCTGAATGAAAGTATCGTGTTCTCAGATGGCAACCCTGAGGATGCAAAACGTACCCTCGTCATTCACGTCGCTACATGGCTAGGAGATTTGGAGGTGCTACGTAAATGA
- the lexA gene encoding transcriptional repressor LexA yields the protein MKKVSKRQEDILAFIKEEVRAKGYPPSVREIGEAVGLASSSTVHGHLARLEQKGFIRRDPTKPRAIEILEPEDSIQKQSVIHVPLVGKVTAGSPITAIENIDEYFPLPDIYGTSEDQLFMLEIMGESMIEAGIFDGDLVIVKQKATADNGDIVVAMTEEDEATVKRFFKEKNHFRLQPENATMEPIIVDQVSILGQVVGLYRRVH from the coding sequence ATGAAAAAAGTTTCGAAAAGACAAGAAGACATACTAGCGTTTATCAAAGAAGAAGTACGCGCAAAGGGCTATCCACCATCTGTACGTGAGATTGGTGAAGCAGTTGGACTTGCATCAAGCTCAACAGTTCATGGACATTTAGCTCGTTTAGAGCAAAAAGGCTTTATTCGACGAGATCCTACTAAACCGCGTGCAATTGAAATTTTAGAGCCTGAGGATTCGATTCAAAAGCAAAGTGTTATCCATGTACCACTTGTAGGGAAGGTTACTGCTGGATCTCCAATTACAGCGATTGAAAATATCGATGAATATTTCCCTTTACCGGATATTTACGGGACAAGCGAAGATCAGTTATTTATGCTAGAAATCATGGGTGAATCGATGATTGAGGCAGGAATTTTTGACGGGGACTTAGTCATCGTCAAGCAAAAGGCAACAGCCGATAACGGTGATATCGTCGTAGCCATGACCGAAGAAGATGAAGCAACTGTCAAACGCTTCTTTAAAGAAAAAAATCATTTTCGCTTACAGCCAGAGAACGCTACAATGGAACCGATTATTGTAGACCAAGTTTCGATTTTAGGACAAGTTGTCGGCTTATATCGCCGTGTACATTAA
- a CDS encoding gamma-glutamyl-gamma-aminobutyrate hydrolase family protein — translation MKPIIGITAFAEDDLSSRLNVAYSESIIEAGGIPFIIPLGVEEDAAQILSLTDGLLLSGGHDVHPFEFGAEPLPRLGKIHPERDKVELALLNAAFTRKMPIFGICRGIQMLNVALGGTLYQDVDSEYHSSKLLKHAQQAARGVATHYVHITPHTLLKTIIEEEKIAVNSFHHQAVNVLAEKLVVAAKSSDGLVEAVVHEEFPFCLAVQWHPEEQAIVGDIAAQKLFSAFVKASMLYKREA, via the coding sequence ATGAAACCAATTATAGGTATAACGGCGTTTGCGGAAGATGATTTATCATCGAGATTAAATGTAGCCTATAGCGAAAGCATTATTGAGGCTGGAGGGATCCCATTTATTATTCCGCTGGGGGTAGAGGAAGATGCGGCACAAATTCTATCGTTAACGGATGGTTTACTTTTATCGGGTGGGCACGATGTTCATCCATTTGAATTTGGTGCTGAACCTTTACCAAGGCTAGGAAAGATACACCCGGAGAGAGACAAGGTGGAACTGGCCTTACTTAATGCAGCCTTTACAAGGAAAATGCCGATATTCGGTATTTGCCGTGGTATTCAAATGCTCAATGTTGCATTAGGTGGAACATTATACCAAGATGTTGATAGTGAATATCATAGTAGTAAACTGTTAAAACATGCACAACAAGCAGCTCGTGGCGTCGCAACGCATTATGTTCACATAACACCTCATACATTGTTAAAAACAATTATTGAAGAAGAAAAAATTGCTGTTAATTCCTTTCATCATCAAGCAGTAAATGTTTTAGCAGAGAAGCTAGTCGTTGCAGCAAAATCTAGTGATGGTCTAGTCGAAGCGGTGGTCCATGAAGAGTTTCCGTTTTGTCTAGCAGTTCAGTGGCACCCAGAAGAACAGGCAATTGTAGGAGATATTGCTGCACAAAAACTTTTTTCAGCTTTCGTTAAAGCGAGCATGCTATATAAAAGAGAAGCATAG
- a CDS encoding GNAT family N-acetyltransferase, with translation MNITTQRLHIRKFEIQDWQAVVNYMSDQTVMHYMPEGVLTAQQVQKFISDNRDEAKHFAIVLQEQSQVIGHLVFHPYFGEHTYEIGWVLNPAYYRKGYASEAAQALLDYGFTKMKLHRIIATCQPENIASYRVMEKIGMRREGFFKKCIPHGDDWWDEYYYAILQEEWQS, from the coding sequence GTGAACATTACAACACAGCGATTACATATCCGAAAATTTGAAATACAAGATTGGCAGGCTGTTGTTAACTATATGTCCGATCAAACCGTGATGCACTATATGCCAGAAGGCGTTTTAACTGCACAACAAGTGCAAAAATTTATATCAGATAATCGTGATGAAGCAAAGCATTTCGCCATTGTTTTACAGGAGCAGTCACAGGTTATCGGTCATCTCGTATTCCATCCTTACTTTGGCGAACATACATATGAAATTGGATGGGTGTTAAATCCTGCGTATTATCGTAAAGGCTATGCGTCGGAGGCAGCACAAGCACTATTAGATTACGGCTTCACGAAAATGAAGCTTCATCGAATCATCGCCACATGTCAGCCCGAAAATATCGCTTCTTATCGCGTTATGGAAAAAATCGGCATGCGTCGTGAAGGATTTTTCAAAAAATGTATACCACATGGTGACGATTGGTGGGATGAGTACTATTACGCTATTTTGCAGGAAGAATGGCAAAGTTGA
- a CDS encoding prepilin peptidase: protein MEMAYTILVFVFGLVFGSFFNVVGLRVPMKESIIQPPSHCTTCQRQLTAIDLIPVLSYIFLGGKCRSCGQKTAWIYPFIELLTGILFAFSYWQYGFSEQFIVALLLISLLVIVVVSDITYMLIPDKVLLCFLPLLVIGRMLAPLTPWWDSIVGAVVGFGVVYSIAVVSRGGIGGGDIKLFFLLGLVLGTIHTLLTLFIAAVIGMVAGMIVLQVRQQGRKTAIPFGPAIALAAVIVYFYGNVIIQWYVGLW, encoded by the coding sequence ATGGAAATGGCTTATACAATACTTGTATTCGTATTTGGACTTGTATTTGGTTCGTTTTTTAATGTGGTAGGTTTACGTGTGCCGATGAAGGAGTCGATAATCCAACCACCATCGCACTGTACGACCTGTCAGAGGCAATTGACGGCAATAGATTTAATACCTGTATTGTCCTATATATTTTTAGGAGGCAAATGTCGTAGCTGCGGGCAAAAAACTGCATGGATTTATCCATTCATCGAGCTGCTGACCGGGATATTATTTGCCTTTTCATATTGGCAATATGGATTTAGTGAACAATTTATCGTGGCATTATTATTGATTTCATTATTGGTGATTGTGGTTGTATCGGATATTACCTATATGCTTATACCAGATAAAGTGCTATTGTGCTTTTTGCCATTATTAGTGATTGGGCGTATGCTAGCGCCTTTGACGCCTTGGTGGGATAGTATTGTAGGTGCTGTCGTTGGCTTTGGCGTAGTATATAGTATCGCAGTTGTGTCGCGTGGTGGAATTGGTGGTGGCGACATAAAATTATTCTTTTTACTCGGCCTTGTATTAGGTACAATCCACACACTATTGACATTATTTATAGCAGCCGTTATTGGAATGGTTGCTGGAATGATTGTGCTGCAAGTGCGCCAGCAAGGTAGAAAAACAGCGATTCCATTTGGCCCTGCCATCGCACTAGCAGCGGTCATAGTGTATTTCTATGGAAATGTCATAATACAGTGGTATGTAGGATTATGGTAA
- a CDS encoding sensor histidine kinase, translating into MIAFLSRAFSIFFILIGAAFGLLFAIWGEPNEKVWEPLWQQDYDNIPLGGIILISLFALSFFIASWISMTARAREAQATRFVKELIEPDFVLPKKHALPKPLKKALVQTSELIDTQRKSLQRLSNERAEANDKVIQERIIAERQRLARELHDSVSQQLFAASMLLSALTESDENAKSLKQVEKIVQQAQLEMRALLLHLRPVALHNKTLAQGLEELIIELQQKVYFHIEYELEEIALTKAEEDHLFRIAQEALSNTLRHSKATEVELLLVARDNLAILRIQDNGLGFDVEADKSSSYGLQNIAERAVEIGCRYKIVSVPGEGTIVEVKVPLQKEVVEVDSSINSG; encoded by the coding sequence ATGATTGCCTTTCTTTCTAGAGCTTTCTCTATATTTTTCATATTGATTGGCGCGGCATTCGGTCTCCTTTTTGCGATTTGGGGTGAACCAAATGAAAAAGTATGGGAACCTTTGTGGCAACAAGACTATGATAATATTCCATTAGGTGGCATAATTTTAATCAGTCTCTTTGCGCTTAGTTTCTTTATTGCAAGCTGGATTAGCATGACTGCACGCGCGCGTGAGGCGCAAGCAACTCGCTTTGTAAAAGAATTAATCGAGCCGGATTTTGTTCTACCTAAAAAACATGCACTACCGAAGCCACTGAAAAAAGCACTTGTTCAAACGAGCGAATTGATTGATACACAGCGGAAAAGCTTACAGCGCCTTTCCAATGAACGAGCAGAAGCCAATGATAAAGTGATTCAAGAGCGCATTATTGCCGAACGTCAACGACTTGCACGTGAGCTCCATGACTCGGTTTCACAACAATTATTTGCCGCTTCAATGTTACTTTCTGCCTTAACGGAAAGCGATGAAAATGCCAAAAGTTTAAAGCAAGTAGAAAAAATTGTACAGCAGGCCCAGCTAGAAATGCGCGCATTATTATTGCATTTACGCCCTGTTGCACTGCACAATAAAACCCTCGCCCAAGGCTTAGAGGAATTGATTATTGAACTACAACAAAAAGTATATTTTCATATAGAATATGAACTAGAAGAAATAGCTTTAACAAAGGCTGAGGAAGATCACCTGTTCCGTATTGCTCAAGAAGCATTATCCAATACATTGCGCCATTCTAAAGCAACAGAAGTTGAACTACTTCTTGTTGCCCGAGACAATCTTGCTATTTTACGCATTCAAGATAATGGTCTTGGCTTTGATGTAGAGGCTGATAAATCGTCTTCCTACGGTTTACAAAATATCGCTGAGCGAGCCGTGGAAATTGGTTGTAGGTATAAAATTGTTTCGGTACCTGGAGAAGGTACAATAGTGGAGGTAAAAGTTCCGCTACAGAAGGAGGTTGTTGAAGTTGATTCAAGTATTAATAGTGGATGA
- a CDS encoding YneB family resolvase-like protein, which produces MNKKRTAVLYCRVSTEKETQSSSLERQQEELLRYAKEQNYEVIQVFQDKHSGYDVEREGLLEMLDFIKEKEIQALFVQDETRLGRGNARMAVLHLLQKTDTDVFSMRDAGPVQLNEMDTMLLEILAIVEEYQRKIHNAKIRRGMRRAVENGYRPENNLSNRGNPNGQERKEVPVEEIVKLRNRGFTFEEIAMTLRGLGFEVSKATVHRRYQEHQERLAGK; this is translated from the coding sequence ATGAATAAAAAACGAACGGCTGTACTGTACTGCCGGGTTAGTACGGAAAAAGAGACCCAAAGTTCTTCATTAGAACGACAACAAGAAGAATTGCTGCGTTATGCCAAGGAACAAAACTATGAAGTGATACAGGTTTTTCAGGACAAACATAGTGGTTATGATGTGGAACGCGAAGGTTTACTGGAGATGCTCGATTTTATTAAAGAAAAAGAAATTCAAGCATTATTTGTGCAAGATGAAACACGTTTAGGGCGTGGGAATGCGCGAATGGCTGTACTCCATTTATTGCAAAAAACAGATACAGATGTTTTTTCGATGCGAGATGCGGGGCCTGTCCAATTAAATGAGATGGACACGATGTTGCTTGAAATATTAGCGATTGTAGAGGAGTATCAGCGTAAAATTCATAATGCGAAAATTCGCCGCGGTATGCGTCGGGCAGTAGAAAATGGCTATCGTCCAGAAAATAACTTGTCCAATCGTGGCAATCCAAATGGTCAGGAGCGCAAGGAAGTACCGGTAGAAGAAATTGTGAAGTTGCGAAATCGTGGCTTTACTTTTGAAGAAATAGCCATGACACTTAGAGGTCTTGGCTTCGAAGTTAGTAAGGCAACCGTACATAGGCGCTATCAAGAACATCAAGAAAGATTAGCAGGCAAATAA
- the tkt gene encoding transketolase, whose amino-acid sequence MTQHADQLAINAIRTLSIDAIEKANSGHPGLPMGAAPMAYTLWTKQLRHNPANPKWYNRDRFVLSAGHGSMLLYSLLHLGGYGLPMEEIQNFRQWDSLTPGHPEYGHTVGVEATTGPLGQGIAMTVGMAMAERHLAATYNKPGHEIVDHYTFALCGDGDLMEGVAAEAISLAGHLKLEKLIVLYDSNDISLDGDLEKSFSENVQKRFESYGWNYLKVADGTDTEAVNQAIEEAKKSTGKPTLIEVKTVIGFGSPNKSGKADSHGAPLGTDEVVLTKAAYEWAHEPFQIPAEVYDTFNAAAEVQGAQPEAAWNAKFEAYKAEFPELAAQFEDAMNGKLPEDFAAELPVYEAGKSVATRSSSGDAINAIAKKTPSFFGGSADLAGSNKTTMKGAGDFSADDYAGRNIWFGVREFAMGAAMNGMALHGGVNVFGGTFFVFSDYVRPAVRLSALMGLPVTYVFTHDSIAVGEDGPTHEPIEHLASLRAMPNLSVVRPADANESAVAWELAVSSEKTPTVLVLSRQNLPVLDASIETVREGVAKGAYTVSPASKEVADAILIATGSEVSLAIEAQKALKAEGMDVAVVSMPSMDRFEKQDAAYKESVLPKAVTKRLAIEMGASFGWHKYTGFEGDVLAIDKFGASAPGELVMEKYGFTVENVVAKVKAL is encoded by the coding sequence ATGACTCAACATGCGGACCAACTAGCGATTAATGCTATCCGAACATTGTCAATTGATGCAATTGAAAAAGCAAATTCAGGTCACCCAGGCTTACCAATGGGGGCAGCGCCAATGGCTTATACGCTTTGGACAAAACAACTTCGCCATAATCCGGCAAATCCAAAATGGTATAACCGCGATCGTTTCGTACTTTCAGCAGGTCATGGCTCTATGCTTTTATATAGCCTACTTCACCTTGGCGGTTACGGCCTACCAATGGAAGAAATTCAAAACTTCCGTCAATGGGATTCATTAACTCCAGGACATCCAGAATACGGCCATACGGTTGGGGTAGAGGCAACAACAGGTCCACTTGGACAAGGGATTGCGATGACAGTTGGTATGGCAATGGCAGAGCGTCATTTAGCAGCGACTTATAATAAACCAGGACATGAAATTGTCGATCACTATACATTTGCGCTTTGTGGCGACGGCGACTTAATGGAAGGTGTTGCGGCTGAAGCGATTTCATTAGCTGGACATTTAAAACTTGAAAAATTAATCGTGTTATACGATTCAAATGATATTTCATTAGATGGTGATTTAGAAAAATCATTCTCAGAAAACGTACAAAAACGTTTTGAGTCATATGGCTGGAACTATTTAAAAGTGGCTGACGGTACAGATACAGAAGCTGTTAACCAAGCAATCGAAGAAGCAAAAAAATCAACTGGCAAGCCAACGCTGATTGAAGTGAAAACTGTCATCGGATTCGGTTCTCCAAACAAATCAGGTAAAGCAGATTCTCACGGTGCGCCACTAGGCACTGATGAGGTTGTATTAACTAAAGCAGCGTATGAGTGGGCACATGAGCCATTCCAAATTCCTGCTGAAGTATATGATACATTCAATGCAGCAGCTGAAGTACAAGGTGCACAGCCGGAAGCAGCTTGGAATGCAAAATTTGAAGCTTACAAAGCAGAGTTCCCAGAATTAGCAGCTCAATTCGAAGATGCGATGAATGGTAAGCTACCAGAAGATTTCGCAGCAGAATTGCCAGTTTATGAAGCAGGTAAATCTGTAGCAACACGTTCATCTTCAGGCGATGCAATTAATGCGATTGCGAAGAAAACACCATCATTCTTCGGTGGTTCTGCTGACCTTGCAGGCTCAAATAAAACGACGATGAAGGGTGCAGGCGACTTCTCAGCGGATGACTATGCAGGTCGCAATATTTGGTTTGGTGTCCGTGAATTCGCTATGGGCGCAGCAATGAACGGTATGGCTCTTCACGGCGGTGTTAACGTCTTTGGCGGAACATTCTTCGTATTCTCTGATTATGTACGTCCAGCTGTACGTCTTTCTGCATTAATGGGTCTTCCTGTGACATATGTATTCACACATGACTCAATCGCTGTAGGGGAAGATGGTCCAACACATGAACCAATCGAGCATTTAGCTTCATTACGTGCAATGCCAAACCTTTCTGTTGTTCGTCCAGCAGATGCGAACGAATCAGCAGTAGCATGGGAGCTTGCAGTATCATCAGAAAAAACACCAACTGTATTAGTATTATCTCGTCAAAACTTACCAGTGCTTGACGCGTCAATCGAAACAGTTCGTGAAGGTGTAGCAAAAGGTGCTTACACTGTTTCACCTGCATCGAAAGAAGTAGCAGATGCTATTTTAATTGCAACAGGTTCTGAAGTTTCACTTGCAATTGAAGCGCAAAAAGCTTTAAAAGCTGAAGGTATGGACGTTGCAGTCGTATCAATGCCTTCAATGGATCGCTTTGAAAAACAAGATGCAGCATATAAAGAATCGGTTCTTCCAAAAGCTGTTACAAAACGTCTAGCAATCGAAATGGGTGCATCATTCGGTTGGCACAAATATACTGGTTTTGAAGGTGACGTTCTTGCAATCGACAAGTTCGGCGCTTCTGCTCCAGGTGAGTTAGTTATGGAAAAATACGGTTTCACTGTAGAAAACGTTGTAGCAAAAGTTAAAGCACTATAA
- a CDS encoding response regulator transcription factor, protein MIQVLIVDDHEMVRIGVSAYLSAQPDITVVGEAENGVEAVERALALRPDIILMDNVMPVMTGAEATVKILEAWPEAKIMMVTSFLDDDKVYPALEAGAISYILKTSNAKQIADAIRKTMGGETVLEPEVTSKMMHRMRYGTNTPLYEQLTEREMEVLLLMAKGKANQEIADDLYIALKTVKTHVSNILAKLDVQDRTQAVVYAFQNGLAK, encoded by the coding sequence TTGATTCAAGTATTAATAGTGGATGACCACGAGATGGTACGAATTGGCGTATCTGCCTACCTGTCAGCACAGCCTGATATTACTGTTGTGGGGGAAGCTGAAAATGGCGTCGAAGCTGTTGAACGTGCGCTCGCCCTTCGTCCTGATATTATTTTAATGGACAATGTCATGCCTGTGATGACCGGAGCTGAAGCAACTGTTAAAATACTTGAAGCTTGGCCAGAAGCGAAAATTATGATGGTCACAAGCTTTTTAGATGACGATAAAGTGTATCCCGCTTTAGAGGCTGGTGCGATTAGCTATATATTAAAAACATCCAATGCTAAGCAAATTGCCGATGCCATTCGTAAAACAATGGGCGGAGAAACTGTTTTGGAGCCAGAAGTCACATCTAAAATGATGCACCGTATGCGCTATGGAACAAATACACCCCTTTATGAGCAATTAACTGAACGTGAAATGGAAGTTCTTTTGTTAATGGCAAAAGGCAAGGCAAACCAAGAAATTGCGGATGACTTATACATCGCCTTAAAAACAGTGAAAACCCACGTCAGCAATATTTTAGCCAAACTAGACGTTCAAGATCGAACACAAGCTGTCGTCTACGCCTTTCAAAATGGTTTAGCAAAGTAA
- a CDS encoding DUF896 domain-containing protein, which produces MLSKEKINRINELAAKAKAGSLTEEEAKERTSLRKEYLDTFRATMRNTIENVKVVDQEGNDVTPEKVKQAKKNKFLN; this is translated from the coding sequence ATGTTATCCAAAGAAAAAATTAATCGAATCAATGAATTAGCAGCAAAAGCTAAAGCGGGCAGTTTAACGGAAGAAGAAGCGAAAGAGCGTACATCCCTTCGCAAAGAATATTTAGATACATTTAGAGCAACGATGCGCAATACAATTGAAAATGTTAAAGTTGTCGATCAAGAAGGTAATGACGTAACGCCTGAGAAGGTAAAACAAGCGAAAAAAAATAAATTTCTAAATTAA
- a CDS encoding GNAT family N-acetyltransferase, with product MEYKLLVEEDLSKCTETFIEVFNDAPWNDKWTFSQAKKYLLDFYQTPGFLGVLAIENDEILGCILGVNRVWWSGDEFFINEMYVKQQQQNKGIGRALLNHLIKELDNNKINNIVLLTDRGIPAEEFYKKNGFQEIERIIFLHKNIKQSLSR from the coding sequence ATGGAATATAAATTATTAGTGGAAGAGGATTTAAGTAAATGTACCGAAACATTTATTGAAGTATTTAATGATGCGCCTTGGAATGATAAATGGACATTTTCGCAAGCTAAAAAATATTTATTAGATTTTTATCAGACACCTGGATTCTTAGGAGTTTTAGCAATAGAAAATGACGAGATTTTAGGCTGTATTTTAGGAGTCAATAGAGTTTGGTGGAGCGGAGATGAATTCTTTATTAATGAAATGTACGTAAAACAACAACAGCAGAATAAGGGAATTGGAAGAGCGCTGTTAAATCATTTAATTAAAGAACTCGATAATAACAAAATAAATAACATTGTACTGCTGACAGATAGAGGGATACCTGCCGAAGAATTTTATAAAAAAAATGGTTTTCAAGAAATAGAAAGAATCATCTTTCTACATAAGAACATTAAACAATCGTTATCACGTTGA